The following are encoded together in the Pelosinus sp. IPA-1 genome:
- a CDS encoding DUF2345 domain-containing protein, which translates to MSEDQKKKPAPSEGKAINWYQLVFSKYKFKDILDLKITQGINEHATLFISGILPKDDANTENKDYVQTTDQNTPVTLKYIDNTGKENILFQGVVTSIKQWTMADVKHLNIEAISFSYLLDVKKLNRSFQRNGEPYSYLFDRINSLAREYVPNAQGDVVTAEEKYEEAITECMLIQYQETDWQFLKRFASDFNIGLIPDITFDSPKVYFGMPPQKEENEEESSDNKKAGPEFNVSSYRVWRDTAAYATASSNCRKNSGVALSENDFTYCDAQSLDLLQLGQKVTFLGLTWYVKNIHTIMEKGAINSTYTLTTQQGLMQDDLYNTKIAGISLRGIIKVVTNDQVQVHITEIDDEWDDGSTWYFPYTTVYSSPDGSGWYCMPEVGDNVRIYFPSVKEEESVAASSVNLTPSKRGKREDPDTKIISTVYGKQVILTPGGIQIIANGNLLMTLTDEGGVSIKSDKKIILEADQDIEITSKTSKVLVNGKNEISLKQGGSEINIQKDINIKGNKVKIQP; encoded by the coding sequence ATGAGTGAAGATCAAAAAAAGAAGCCAGCGCCCTCTGAAGGCAAAGCCATTAACTGGTACCAGTTAGTGTTTAGCAAGTATAAATTCAAAGATATATTAGACCTGAAAATTACCCAAGGTATTAATGAACACGCTACCCTTTTTATCAGCGGTATACTACCAAAGGATGACGCCAATACAGAAAATAAAGACTATGTGCAAACCACCGACCAGAATACCCCAGTAACGCTAAAATACATTGACAATACAGGTAAGGAAAACATTCTTTTCCAAGGTGTAGTGACGAGTATAAAGCAGTGGACAATGGCAGATGTGAAGCATTTAAACATTGAGGCCATTAGCTTTAGTTATCTACTAGATGTCAAGAAACTCAACCGCTCGTTCCAGCGTAATGGGGAGCCATATAGCTATCTCTTTGACAGGATTAATTCTCTAGCTCGTGAATATGTGCCAAATGCCCAAGGTGACGTAGTGACTGCTGAAGAAAAGTATGAAGAAGCGATCACTGAATGTATGCTAATTCAGTATCAAGAGACAGATTGGCAATTTCTAAAACGCTTTGCATCAGATTTTAACATTGGACTGATACCAGACATTACATTTGATAGTCCCAAAGTCTATTTCGGTATGCCGCCTCAGAAAGAAGAGAATGAGGAGGAAAGCAGCGATAATAAGAAAGCAGGGCCAGAGTTTAACGTATCTTCCTATCGAGTCTGGCGGGATACGGCGGCTTATGCAACAGCCAGCAGCAACTGCCGCAAAAATAGTGGTGTAGCCCTTAGTGAAAATGACTTTACCTATTGTGACGCCCAATCCTTAGATCTGCTGCAGCTGGGACAGAAAGTAACCTTCCTGGGACTGACTTGGTATGTTAAAAATATTCATACCATAATGGAAAAAGGCGCTATCAACAGCACCTATACCCTGACCACCCAGCAAGGGTTGATGCAGGACGATCTATATAACACCAAAATAGCGGGAATTTCCTTGCGTGGTATCATCAAAGTAGTAACAAATGATCAAGTACAAGTACATATTACTGAAATCGATGACGAATGGGATGACGGCTCAACTTGGTATTTCCCCTATACCACAGTATACTCCTCGCCAGATGGCAGCGGCTGGTATTGCATGCCGGAGGTAGGGGATAATGTAAGAATCTACTTTCCTAGTGTCAAAGAAGAAGAGTCTGTAGCAGCCAGCTCCGTCAACCTCACCCCCTCCAAACGAGGAAAAAGAGAAGACCCTGACACCAAAATTATCAGTACAGTATATGGTAAACAAGTAATCCTAACTCCCGGTGGTATTCAGATTATTGCCAACGGCAATCTCTTGATGACCCTTACCGATGAAGGCGGTGTAAGTATCAAGAGTGACAAAAAAATTATCCTGGAAGCGGATCAAGATATAGAAATAACCAGTAAAACTAGTAAGGTACTGGTAAACGGCAAAAACGAAATTAGTCTCAAACAAGGCGGCAGCGAGATAAACATACAGAAAGATATTAATATTAAAGGGAACAAAGTGAAAATACAGCCATGA